A region from the Hydrogenimonas sp. genome encodes:
- a CDS encoding lipid IVA 3-deoxy-D-manno-octulosonic acid transferase, which produces MGRSRCAVTTITQTGFEEARKISDEVRYLPFEPLLWFWTGRQKVLAVMEAELWFLLFYIAKLRGAKTVLINARISDRSWKSYLRFRWFYSKIFDLIDEVYAQSETDRRRLERLGAKNVEVIGNIKLAEPARVTREYAKPPGTVVTAASTHEGEEEGILEAFIEWKKGCEDAKLLIVPRHPERFDRVYETVKKRAGEEGLSLHRWSETRSLEGDIVLIDAMGELINLYAVSDIVVLGGAFAPVGGHNPAEVLPFGCRLVTGRRIFNQKAIFDQMEGVLFCDLPELAETLRKARDSEPPRLRRRVSLESLLKGISDVV; this is translated from the coding sequence TTGGGGCGGAGCAGGTGTGCCGTCACGACCATCACGCAGACCGGATTCGAAGAGGCCCGGAAGATTTCTGACGAGGTACGCTACCTACCTTTCGAACCGCTCCTGTGGTTCTGGACAGGCCGCCAGAAGGTGCTGGCCGTAATGGAGGCGGAGCTGTGGTTTCTCCTCTTTTACATAGCCAAACTGCGCGGGGCGAAAACGGTGCTTATAAATGCGCGTATTTCGGACAGATCGTGGAAGAGTTACCTCCGCTTCCGATGGTTCTACTCGAAAATCTTCGACCTGATAGACGAAGTATACGCGCAGAGTGAAACCGACAGGCGTAGGCTCGAGAGACTCGGTGCGAAAAATGTGGAGGTGATCGGAAACATAAAACTGGCAGAGCCGGCGCGAGTCACCAGGGAGTATGCGAAGCCGCCGGGTACGGTCGTAACGGCTGCGAGTACGCACGAAGGTGAAGAGGAGGGCATTCTGGAGGCCTTCATAGAGTGGAAAAAGGGGTGTGAAGATGCGAAACTTCTGATAGTTCCGAGACACCCCGAGCGTTTCGACAGGGTTTACGAAACTGTGAAAAAGCGTGCCGGTGAAGAGGGTTTGAGTCTGCACAGATGGAGCGAAACCCGGAGCCTGGAGGGCGATATCGTTCTAATAGATGCGATGGGGGAGCTGATAAACCTCTATGCGGTGAGCGATATCGTGGTTCTCGGCGGAGCCTTCGCACCGGTAGGCGGGCACAATCCGGCGGAGGTTCTCCCCTTCGGATGCAGGCTTGTCACGGGAAGGCGGATATTCAACCAGAAAGCGATCTTCGACCAGATGGAGGGAGTGCTCTTCTGCGATCTTCCGGAGCTTGCTGAGACTCTCCGTAAAGCCAGGGATTCAGAGCCACCGCGGCTTAGAAGGAGAGTCTCACTGGAGAGTCTGTTGAAGGGGATTTCCGATGTGGTATGA
- a CDS encoding glycyl-tRNA synthetase alpha chain, with protein sequence MITFSDLLLKLQTFWAEQGCNIVQPYDIPSGAGTFHPATLLRSLDSGPWSAAYVAPSRRPTDGRYGENPNRLGAYYQFQVLIKPSPDDIQDLYLKSLEYIGLDLSKHDIRFVEDNWESPTLGAWGLGWEVWLDGMEVTQFTYFQQVGGIACDPVAAEITYGTERLAMYLQGVESVFDIVWSMKDGHVTRYADVHKESEYEFSRYNFEIADVRMLFRHFDDAAAECRRCLDAGLPLPAYDQCMIASHIFNTLDARKAISVTERANYILKIRDLAKGCAELYKEQEPEREARVKGVTA encoded by the coding sequence ATGATCACATTCAGCGACCTTCTTCTGAAACTCCAGACCTTCTGGGCCGAGCAGGGGTGTAACATCGTTCAGCCCTACGATATACCTTCGGGTGCGGGAACGTTTCACCCTGCTACGCTTCTGCGGAGTCTCGACTCCGGCCCCTGGTCTGCCGCATATGTCGCTCCGAGCAGGCGTCCCACCGACGGCAGGTACGGTGAAAACCCCAACCGGCTCGGTGCATATTACCAGTTTCAGGTGCTCATAAAACCGAGCCCCGACGATATACAGGATCTCTACCTCAAGAGCCTGGAGTATATCGGGCTTGACCTCTCGAAGCACGATATACGTTTCGTCGAGGATAACTGGGAGTCTCCGACACTGGGTGCATGGGGGCTGGGCTGGGAGGTCTGGCTCGACGGCATGGAGGTTACGCAGTTTACATATTTCCAGCAGGTCGGCGGCATAGCCTGCGATCCGGTCGCCGCGGAGATAACGTATGGAACCGAGCGTCTGGCGATGTACCTCCAGGGGGTGGAGTCCGTTTTCGATATAGTCTGGAGCATGAAGGATGGGCATGTAACCAGATATGCGGATGTCCACAAGGAGAGCGAGTACGAGTTCAGCAGGTACAACTTCGAAATCGCCGATGTCAGAATGCTTTTCAGGCACTTCGACGATGCCGCCGCGGAGTGTCGCAGGTGTCTCGACGCCGGGCTCCCTCTGCCGGCTTACGACCAGTGTATGATCGCTTCGCATATCTTCAATACGCTGGATGCAAGGAAGGCGATTTCCGTTACCGAGAGGGCGAACTACATACTCAAGATACGCGATCTGGCAAAAGGGTGTGCAGAGCTCTACAAGGAGCAGGAGCCCGAAAGAGAGGCGAGAGTGAAAGGCGTGACGGCGTGA
- a CDS encoding glutaredoxin and related proteins gives MAEAKPKRQKQVVLFTSPGCVWCTRAKTFFKKNGVKFKTIDISTNKQAAKDCERHGCRGVPVVLIGSQWICGFDEPKIKKALELK, from the coding sequence ATGGCAGAGGCGAAACCGAAACGGCAGAAACAGGTTGTTCTCTTTACCTCGCCGGGATGTGTCTGGTGCACCCGGGCCAAAACCTTTTTCAAAAAGAACGGTGTGAAGTTCAAAACCATCGATATAAGCACCAACAAGCAGGCGGCGAAAGATTGCGAGCGGCACGGATGCCGCGGTGTACCCGTCGTTCTCATAGGCAGTCAGTGGATCTGCGGATTCGACGAGCCGAAAATAAAGAAAGCATTGGAACTTAAATGA
- a CDS encoding membrane protein, translated as MFERLLDEKILPFLFREPKHPMRFNELMQANKMLVDHIPLEGRIPGIKLRLSRLYIFMIVIWNLIFLPPALIFHKLLAKIDCHIMIVLAVFFTLFFFGVLSIFRSWAIERMALNQIKKAWKLHLPYYDFDTYHAKVAKYYTDALERGVTGANVEMYIMNALSLEK; from the coding sequence ATGTTTGAGCGTCTGCTTGATGAGAAGATACTCCCTTTTCTTTTCAGGGAGCCGAAGCACCCCATGCGTTTCAACGAGTTGATGCAGGCCAACAAGATGCTGGTAGACCATATCCCCCTTGAGGGTAGAATACCGGGAATAAAGCTGAGGCTCTCACGCCTCTATATCTTTATGATCGTTATCTGGAATCTGATATTTCTCCCCCCGGCACTCATTTTCCACAAGCTGCTGGCCAAGATAGACTGCCATATCATGATCGTCCTGGCGGTTTTTTTCACACTATTCTTTTTCGGGGTGCTCTCAATATTCAGATCATGGGCGATCGAGAGAATGGCGCTCAACCAGATAAAGAAGGCGTGGAAACTGCATCTGCCCTACTACGACTTCGATACCTACCATGCCAAGGTGGCCAAATACTACACAGACGCCCTTGAAAGAGGTGTCACCGGCGCAAACGTGGAGATGTATATCATGAATGCCCTCTCGCTTGAAAAGTGA
- a CDS encoding phosphoribosylaminoimidazole carboxylase catalytic subunit: protein MRFISIIIGSKSDYEVMKECGKTLEKFGVPYELIISSAHRSPERTKSYIKDAESRGAVVFIAAAGMAAHLAGAVAATTIKPVIGVPMSSSDLRGEDALLSTVMMPAGMPVATLAIGKAGAINSAYLAMQILAIDDDELNVKLNEDRIAKAKKVETDSAEIEVRISE, encoded by the coding sequence ATGAGGTTTATATCCATCATAATAGGAAGCAAGAGCGATTACGAGGTGATGAAAGAGTGCGGCAAGACGCTGGAGAAGTTCGGTGTTCCATACGAGCTCATAATATCTTCGGCACACAGAAGCCCGGAGCGTACGAAGAGCTACATAAAAGATGCCGAGTCGAGGGGTGCGGTAGTCTTTATAGCCGCCGCGGGAATGGCGGCGCACCTGGCCGGAGCGGTCGCGGCCACAACGATAAAACCGGTAATAGGCGTGCCGATGAGCTCTTCGGACCTACGCGGCGAGGATGCCCTTTTGAGTACGGTTATGATGCCGGCCGGAATGCCGGTGGCTACGCTTGCTATAGGCAAGGCCGGTGCCATCAACAGTGCATATCTTGCGATGCAGATATTGGCGATAGACGATGACGAACTCAATGTGAAGCTGAATGAGGATAGAATTGCCAAGGCGAAGAAGGTGGAGACCGATTCTGCTGAGATAGAGGTCAGAATTTCAGAGTAG
- a CDS encoding predicted protease from collagenase family, with the protein MVELLSPAGNLEKLKIALAYGADAVYGGVSHFSLRIRSGKEFTYESFAEGIEYAHSMGRKVYVTINGFPFNSQLELYRSHMERMAEMGPDAFIIATPGLVRMALETAPEIPVHLSTQANVMNVMDARFYYDLGVRRIIAAREISLNDLVAIKRELPDLELEVFVHGSMCFAYSGRCLISAVQSGRVPNRGSCANDCRFPYVLYAENPETGVTFRLEEEEGVGTYIMNAKDMNLASHIDEILESGAVDSLKIEGRTKSPYYVAVTANAYRQAIDDFYAGRFDASRYQRELHTTKHRGFTDAYLIHRPFEKDGTQSLESSISEGSCQVHALVDEHGLAFHVKERIEEGDELEIMAPGPIERAVDNERGEIYEKEGRWFLKVRRLETPKGRRYSVIHSGNENPILLPAPLPAFTFLRKRLDG; encoded by the coding sequence ATGGTCGAACTCCTCTCCCCCGCGGGTAACCTGGAAAAGCTCAAAATTGCGCTGGCCTACGGGGCCGATGCGGTCTACGGCGGAGTCAGCCACTTCTCTTTGCGTATAAGAAGCGGCAAGGAGTTTACCTACGAAAGTTTTGCGGAGGGGATAGAGTACGCCCACTCCATGGGCAGAAAAGTCTACGTCACGATCAACGGCTTCCCCTTCAACTCACAGCTCGAACTCTACAGAAGCCATATGGAGAGGATGGCCGAAATGGGGCCCGACGCCTTCATTATAGCCACTCCCGGGCTTGTCAGGATGGCGCTCGAGACCGCCCCTGAAATCCCGGTGCACCTCTCCACACAGGCGAATGTGATGAATGTGATGGATGCCCGGTTCTACTACGATCTCGGCGTCAGGAGGATCATAGCGGCTCGCGAAATAAGCCTCAATGATCTTGTGGCGATAAAGAGGGAGCTTCCGGATCTGGAACTGGAGGTGTTTGTCCACGGCTCCATGTGTTTCGCATATAGCGGCCGATGCCTGATAAGCGCCGTGCAGAGCGGAAGAGTTCCCAACAGGGGCAGCTGTGCGAACGACTGCAGGTTCCCGTATGTTCTGTATGCCGAGAATCCGGAGACGGGCGTAACTTTCAGGCTTGAAGAGGAGGAGGGGGTAGGCACATACATCATGAACGCAAAAGATATGAATCTCGCCTCGCATATCGACGAGATTCTCGAAAGCGGGGCGGTAGATTCGCTGAAGATTGAGGGGCGGACCAAAAGCCCCTACTACGTAGCCGTTACGGCAAACGCCTATCGGCAGGCGATAGACGACTTCTATGCCGGCAGGTTCGACGCCTCCAGGTACCAGAGGGAGCTTCATACGACGAAACATAGAGGATTCACCGATGCCTACCTTATCCACAGGCCGTTCGAAAAGGATGGTACCCAGAGCCTGGAGAGTTCGATAAGCGAAGGCAGCTGCCAGGTGCATGCCCTCGTCGATGAGCATGGGCTAGCCTTCCATGTGAAGGAGAGGATCGAAGAGGGTGATGAGTTGGAGATAATGGCACCCGGCCCGATAGAGCGTGCCGTAGATAACGAGCGTGGAGAGATTTATGAAAAAGAGGGGCGCTGGTTTCTGAAGGTGAGACGCCTCGAGACTCCGAAAGGGAGAAGGTACAGCGTCATTCACAGCGGCAACGAAAACCCTATTCTCCTGCCGGCCCCGCTCCCTGCTTTCACCTTTTTGAGAAAGAGGCTCGATGGATGA
- a CDS encoding mobile element protein encodes MVRPDQKRAAVRMMQAHNVSQRRACQEIGVSRSSMVYKPRQPFKDEVLAESVKALSEKYPRFGYRRIGVMLGWEMNETINAKRIYRLWTMLNLQLPKKRPRRRRPGTDPIKLQSGHINHVWSYDFVSDRAANGQKLKILVVVDEYTRECLALEVAASIRTHHLIDTLSRLMTLYGRPKFIRSDNGPEFTAKAVIQWLTDNDIGPAFIKPGSPWQNAYVESFNGKFRDECLNREWFYNRKEAAVIIEKWRNHYNHERPHSSLDKQPPAKVSGRKYVA; translated from the coding sequence GTGGTAAGGCCCGACCAGAAGCGTGCAGCGGTGCGGATGATGCAAGCGCACAACGTCTCGCAACGGCGGGCCTGCCAGGAGATCGGCGTGAGCCGGTCGAGTATGGTCTACAAACCGAGACAGCCCTTCAAGGACGAGGTGCTGGCCGAATCGGTCAAAGCGCTCAGCGAGAAATATCCCCGTTTCGGCTATCGCCGCATCGGTGTGATGCTGGGTTGGGAAATGAACGAGACGATCAACGCTAAGCGGATCTATCGCCTATGGACAATGCTGAACCTGCAGCTGCCGAAGAAGCGTCCCAGGCGCAGACGTCCGGGAACCGACCCGATCAAACTGCAATCCGGGCATATCAATCATGTCTGGAGCTACGATTTCGTCAGCGACCGTGCCGCCAATGGGCAGAAGCTCAAGATTCTGGTGGTCGTAGACGAATACACAAGAGAATGCCTGGCACTGGAGGTAGCGGCTTCCATCAGGACGCACCATCTCATCGATACGCTCTCTCGCCTGATGACACTGTACGGCAGGCCCAAATTCATCCGCAGTGACAATGGGCCGGAGTTCACGGCTAAGGCGGTTATTCAATGGCTGACAGACAATGATATCGGTCCGGCTTTCATCAAGCCAGGCTCTCCCTGGCAGAACGCCTATGTGGAAAGCTTCAATGGAAAATTCAGGGACGAGTGTCTGAACAGGGAGTGGTTTTACAATCGGAAAGAGGCCGCTGTCATCATCGAAAAATGGCGAAATCATTACAATCACGAACGACCGCACAGCTCACTGGACAAACAGCCACCGGCCAAGGTTTCAGGCAGAAAATATGTCGCCTGA
- a CDS encoding mobile element protein: MKKRFSEEQIVKILQEAERAATDQEVIRKHNISDTTFYRWKKLYGGMGVSEVKRLKELERENARLKKLLAEQILVNDALKDVVEKKW, translated from the coding sequence ATGAAGAAACGATTTAGTGAAGAGCAGATCGTCAAAATTTTGCAGGAGGCGGAGCGGGCCGCGACAGACCAGGAGGTCATCCGAAAGCACAATATATCCGATACGACGTTCTACCGGTGGAAAAAGCTCTATGGAGGCATGGGGGTTTCCGAGGTCAAGCGGCTCAAAGAGCTCGAAAGGGAGAACGCCAGGCTGAAAAAGCTGCTGGCGGAGCAGATACTCGTCAACGATGCGCTGAAGGATGTTGTCGAAAAAAAGTGGTAA